The Flavobacterium johnsoniae UW101 genomic interval ATCTTTGTCTAACTACTTATTGTGTCTCTCTTTGCGGGGCTTCGACTCCGCTCAGCCTGACAAAAGCAAACAAAAAACCTGCGCTAACCTGTTCAATCAGTAAAATCCGCGGGCAAAAAATCTAAAATCTACATTCTAAAATTCTGACGTAAAACAAGAAGCTGGCAGATTGGCTTTATTAAACAAATCTGGCTGAATTGTATTTCCCCAGGCAAACCTCACTTTTACCGGATTAAATACTTTTTTACTTGTCAAAATCACCTCGTTATTTTTAATTGAAGCTTCGGCTGGATAAAAAACTCCATCAGTTGCCGCAACTTCAAATTGATTTGAAATTTTGTTTTTAAAATATAATCCGTCAGCGTAATCAAAAGAGACTGTCACTTTATTTTTATTTGTTTTAATTTCTTTAAAAAGCGGTCCGTTAACCAAATTATGATTTGTTTTGTACGTTTCCGCCAAAGCCAGATCTGCCAGACGAATTCCAACCGACTTTTTGTTTTTTGGATGAATATCAATCGTATCTGAAATGTCAGAAGTCAAAACCATTCCTGTTTTTGGAACTTCTTTTAAAATTTTTCTTTGAGAATTTCTAACCGTTACGTTCGAGAAATTATTTGTTCCGTTTTTATAAGGTGCAATCTGAACAAAATAAAAAGGGAATTCATCATTCCAGGCTTTTCTCCATGAAGCAATCAAAGCTGAAAGCGTTTTATCGTAAACCAAAGAACCCACATTCGATTCGCCCTGATACCAGATTGTTCCTGCAATTTTAAATCCTGTTATTGGAGCAATCATAGCATTATAGGCACGTCCCGGCTGATGTGGTCCATATTCTTGTTCATTTAACTTCTTAGCATTTTCTAATAAAACTGGATCATTTTGAACGACTTCTTCCGGCATCCAGATTTCGGCTGGAGTTCCGCCCCAGTTTGAAGAAATCAATCCAATTGGAACATTTTTTAAATCTTCGCGCAAACGTTTGGCAAAAAAATAACCAACGGCACTGAAATACTTCATGGTTTCCGGAGTCGATTCGACCCAATTCCCCAATACATTATTCTGCGGAGTTACGGCAGTCGATTTTGAAACCGTAAAAAATCGAATATTCGAATTTGCGGCATTTTTTACTTCTTCATCGCCATTCTCGATTCCCCAGCTGGCCGACATTTCCATATTCGACTGTCCGGAACAAACCCAGACTTCTCCAATTAAAATATTTTTAAGTACAACTTCATTATATCCTTTAATCGAAATTGTATAAGGTCCGCCCGCCTCAGGAGTTTTAATAGTCAGTTCCCATTTCGCCTGATTATTGGCAACGGTTTTATATTCCTGATTGTTCCAGCCCGAAACTAGTTTAATTTCTTCTTTTGGATTTGCCCAGCCCCAGATTTTAACTTCAGAATTGCGCTGTAAAACCATATTATCTCCAAAAATATTAGGAAGCGTAATATTTGCCTTTACTGAAACACAAATCATTAAAAAGAAAACAAATAGTAGATTATTTTTCATTTAAAAGCTTTTTTAAAAATGGTCCATATTCATCTGCCAGAACTTTATGATCGGCAACATCTGGATGACCTGTACAGCCTTTTGGCGTCATAGGTTTAAATTTAAAAATCTGGATTGCTTTGTGGTTTTTATCTTCTGCAAAAGCATTTTTTACTTTTTTGAGGCACTCTTCAAAAACTACTCCTTTTTCGCCGTTAACCATTGGACTGTTTGTAATGACAATCTGCACATTTGGATTATGCTCGTACAGCATTTTTATAAAATTGATGTAATTTGAAACATATTTAGAAGCATTAAAAGGCAGACGTTCTTTTTTGCCGTCTCCGTCCGAAAAATCATTTGTTCCTAAAGCAATACTGATAATATCAGGCTGAAAAGCAAAATCGTATTTAGGTTTTGAAGAATCTTTGGTTAAATATAAATTCGGATAAGCGTCCGGCATTATGACTTCATCTTTGTTTTCATCATTCCAGTTTCTGTACATTCCAATTCCCGAAACTGAGCTCATTAAATATGCTGCTCCAATTGCTCTTGAAAGTGTTGGTCCATAAGCATAATAACCATTATGATGATCTAAATATTCACCTTTATCACAAGGAACATCAGACGGATCACTTGCGGCGCCGCAGGTAATAGAATCTCCAATGAATTCGATTTTCTTTTTCTTTTTAAAAGAAATTGCAGTCAGTTTTGCTGTTGTTCCGGTAAATAAAATACCACCGCTGTGCGCTTCAGTATTTTTATAAATTTCTAAACGATGTTCTTTTTTATTTGAAGTTACTTTTATTGGAAATGACTGTGCTGCCCCTTTTTCAATTCTGATTTTTCCAATATATTTTCCATCCAAAACCAACTGAACATAATTATGATGTTCATAAGAATCTACGCTTTGAAGTGAAATTGAACATTCGTTTCCTGTAAAATTAAAAGTTACAGAAGAAGCAGTTCCAATTAAAATGACGTTATCATTTTGAAGTTTATCTATTCGGCCTTCGTATAAAAAAGTTTTTGCTGAATTTTGAATTTGTGAGGTTGAAATAATTGAATTCAACAAAAACAAAATTAAAAGAGCTCTTTTTTTGAGAAACATAATTTATTTGTTAAAATATAAATGCAATTCACAAATATATTTCAAATACTGTTTCAAAAAAGATACTAAAACGTCAAAAAGCAATAAAAAAACACCACATAAACACATCATTTCATTTGTTAAAACTGTTAATTCTTACAATTAGTAACGAGGTATTCTTTTGATTTACAAAATTTAGAGTCTATCTTTATCGATTCAATATTTTCTTACTTACAAAAAAATGAGGTCATATCTTTTCACAGCTTTATTATCTATTACGCTATTTTCTTCTTTTACCGTAAAAAAGAGCGAAAAGCAGACTTTAATTGATAATCGAAAAATTCAAACCGAAATCAATAGAGATTCTATCATCGAATATGCTAAAAAGTATTTAGATACGCCTTATAAATATGCCAGCAGTGATCCTAAAAAAGGATTTGACTGTTCTGGTTTTGTGAGTTATGTTTTTAAAAATTTTGGCATGAATCTGCCAAGAAGTTCCGGCAGTTACAAAAACTTAGGAACTGCCTTAAAACCTGAAGATTTTAAAGTTGGAGATATTTTAGTTTTTTACGGATATAAAGACAGAACAGTTATAGGCCATTTGGGAATAATCTGTGAAGCTGACGGAATGCATTCTAAATTCATTCATGCTTCATCAGGAAAAGCACAAAAAGTAACTATTACCGCATTAGACACAGAACATTATACCAAACGTTTTTATAAATGTATTAATGTTTTACCTGAATAATTTTTCAGCCACAAATTAAACAGATTAAC includes:
- a CDS encoding sialate O-acetylesterase: MKNNLLFVFFLMICVSVKANITLPNIFGDNMVLQRNSEVKIWGWANPKEEIKLVSGWNNQEYKTVANNQAKWELTIKTPEAGGPYTISIKGYNEVVLKNILIGEVWVCSGQSNMEMSASWGIENGDEEVKNAANSNIRFFTVSKSTAVTPQNNVLGNWVESTPETMKYFSAVGYFFAKRLREDLKNVPIGLISSNWGGTPAEIWMPEEVVQNDPVLLENAKKLNEQEYGPHQPGRAYNAMIAPITGFKIAGTIWYQGESNVGSLVYDKTLSALIASWRKAWNDEFPFYFVQIAPYKNGTNNFSNVTVRNSQRKILKEVPKTGMVLTSDISDTIDIHPKNKKSVGIRLADLALAETYKTNHNLVNGPLFKEIKTNKNKVTVSFDYADGLYFKNKISNQFEVAATDGVFYPAEASIKNNEVILTSKKVFNPVKVRFAWGNTIQPDLFNKANLPASCFTSEF
- a CDS encoding C40 family peptidase, with the protein product MRSYLFTALLSITLFSSFTVKKSEKQTLIDNRKIQTEINRDSIIEYAKKYLDTPYKYASSDPKKGFDCSGFVSYVFKNFGMNLPRSSGSYKNLGTALKPEDFKVGDILVFYGYKDRTVIGHLGIICEADGMHSKFIHASSGKAQKVTITALDTEHYTKRFYKCINVLPE
- a CDS encoding SGNH/GDSL hydrolase family protein; the encoded protein is MFLKKRALLILFLLNSIISTSQIQNSAKTFLYEGRIDKLQNDNVILIGTASSVTFNFTGNECSISLQSVDSYEHHNYVQLVLDGKYIGKIRIEKGAAQSFPIKVTSNKKEHRLEIYKNTEAHSGGILFTGTTAKLTAISFKKKKKIEFIGDSITCGAASDPSDVPCDKGEYLDHHNGYYAYGPTLSRAIGAAYLMSSVSGIGMYRNWNDENKDEVIMPDAYPNLYLTKDSSKPKYDFAFQPDIISIALGTNDFSDGDGKKERLPFNASKYVSNYINFIKMLYEHNPNVQIVITNSPMVNGEKGVVFEECLKKVKNAFAEDKNHKAIQIFKFKPMTPKGCTGHPDVADHKVLADEYGPFLKKLLNEK